The Nostoc sp. 'Lobaria pulmonaria (5183) cyanobiont' genome window below encodes:
- a CDS encoding Uma2 family endonuclease, with protein sequence MIASPQQNYVTVEEYLQVEEQSNIKHEYIDGYIYAMAGALDPHVTIAGNLFAFLRNHLRGSGSRVYIADMKARIESLNRFYYPDVMVTCDRRDQETPGYKRFPCLIVEVLSNSTEAFDRGDKFADYQTLESLQEYVLINTKRQRVECFRRNEQGLWVLQSYTAEHQSFRLNSVDFEETMAALYEDVVFE encoded by the coding sequence ATGATAGCCTCGCCTCAACAAAACTACGTCACCGTTGAAGAATACCTCCAAGTGGAGGAACAGAGCAATATCAAACATGAATACATCGACGGCTACATCTACGCAATGGCTGGAGCGCTAGATCCACACGTTACCATTGCGGGAAACTTATTTGCTTTCCTCCGTAATCATCTGCGCGGCTCTGGTTCTCGTGTTTACATCGCTGACATGAAAGCCAGAATTGAATCTCTGAATCGCTTTTATTATCCCGATGTGATGGTTACTTGCGATCGACGAGATCAAGAAACGCCAGGTTATAAAAGATTTCCCTGTTTAATTGTCGAAGTTTTATCTAATTCTACTGAAGCCTTTGACCGGGGCGACAAATTCGCCGATTATCAAACCCTGGAAAGTCTGCAAGAATATGTTTTAATTAATACAAAACGTCAACGAGTTGAGTGTTTTCGACGCAATGAGCAAGGGTTGTGGGTTTTACAATCCTACACAGCAGAACATCAATCATTTCGACTCAACAGCGTGGATTTTGAGGAAACAATGGCAGCACTCTACGAAGATGTAGTTTTTGAATAA
- a CDS encoding aspartate kinase: protein MALIVQKYGGTSVGSVERIQAVAQRVYKTVKAGNSIVVVVSAMGKTTDGLVKLATEISPNPNRREMDMLLSTGEQVTIALLSMALQELGQPAISMTGAQVGIVTEAEHSRARILHIETTRLTRHINAGKVVVVAGFQGISSVGEMEITTLGRGGSDTSAVAIAAALKANFCEIYTDVPGILTTDPRLVAEAQLMDAISCDEMLELASLGAKVLHPRAVEIARNYGVPLVVRSSWTDQPGTWVTSVKPQGRSLINLEIARPVDHVEFDTNQAKVALLRVPDKPGVAARLFGEISRQKVDVDLIIQSVHEGNSNDIAFTVTTPILKRAEAVATAIAPALRSQSNPKFDEAEVMVEHNIAKVSIAGAGMIGRPGVAAKMFATLAEAGVNIQMISTSEVKVSCVVNAAQCDRAVTALRTAFEIEAGKGGTRGQERIIEETSPLSPSSLLSPLSPPSPPVRGVALDLNQARLAIRQLPDRPGMAAKLFGLLAQHNISVDMIIQSQRCRVIDGVPRRDIAFTVSQIDGENAKKMLTQVAAELGWGEVVLDSAIAKVSIVGAGMVGQPGVAAKMFEALAQQEINIQMIATSEIKISCVVAQEQGVKALQAIHAAFELAGSEKFVVPV from the coding sequence ATGGCGCTCATAGTTCAGAAATACGGTGGTACATCTGTCGGTTCAGTGGAACGTATTCAAGCTGTTGCACAGCGTGTTTATAAAACTGTTAAAGCTGGAAACTCTATTGTCGTAGTGGTTTCGGCAATGGGCAAAACCACCGATGGACTCGTCAAACTAGCTACTGAAATTTCTCCAAATCCTAATCGCCGGGAAATGGATATGCTGCTTTCTACTGGCGAACAAGTAACCATTGCCTTACTCAGCATGGCTTTGCAGGAACTCGGACAACCCGCAATTTCCATGACTGGCGCTCAAGTAGGAATTGTTACTGAAGCCGAACACAGCCGCGCTCGGATTTTGCATATTGAAACTACTCGCCTAACTCGCCACATAAATGCAGGTAAAGTAGTTGTAGTAGCTGGCTTCCAAGGTATATCCAGCGTCGGAGAGATGGAAATTACGACTTTGGGTCGTGGTGGTTCCGACACCTCAGCAGTGGCGATCGCAGCCGCATTAAAAGCGAATTTTTGCGAAATTTATACAGACGTTCCAGGGATTCTCACTACAGACCCCCGCTTAGTTGCCGAAGCCCAGTTGATGGATGCCATCAGCTGCGATGAAATGTTGGAATTAGCTAGCTTGGGTGCAAAAGTGCTGCATCCCCGTGCTGTGGAAATTGCCCGTAACTACGGTGTTCCCCTTGTAGTGAGGTCTAGCTGGACAGATCAACCAGGTACTTGGGTGACATCAGTCAAACCCCAAGGGCGATCGCTAATCAATCTAGAAATTGCCCGTCCTGTAGATCATGTAGAATTTGACACTAACCAAGCAAAGGTCGCTTTGTTGCGCGTCCCCGATAAGCCAGGTGTTGCAGCCAGGTTATTTGGCGAAATTTCTCGGCAAAAAGTAGATGTAGATTTGATTATTCAGTCAGTTCATGAAGGTAACAGTAATGACATTGCTTTTACTGTCACAACACCAATATTAAAACGGGCAGAAGCAGTAGCAACAGCGATCGCCCCAGCACTGAGGAGTCAATCTAACCCCAAATTTGACGAAGCCGAGGTAATGGTAGAACACAACATTGCCAAAGTCAGCATCGCAGGCGCAGGAATGATTGGCCGTCCTGGTGTAGCTGCAAAGATGTTTGCCACATTAGCTGAAGCTGGTGTGAATATCCAAATGATTTCCACCAGCGAAGTGAAAGTCAGTTGTGTAGTCAATGCTGCCCAGTGCGATCGCGCCGTCACAGCACTCCGCACCGCCTTTGAGATCGAAGCAGGGAAAGGGGGGACAAGGGGACAAGAAAGAATCATTGAAGAAACTTCTCCCTTGTCTCCCTCCTCTCTCTTGTCTCCCTTATCTCCTCCCTCTCCCCCGGTTCGAGGCGTTGCTCTCGATTTGAATCAAGCGCGTCTTGCGATTCGTCAATTGCCAGATCGTCCGGGGATGGCGGCGAAATTATTTGGATTATTAGCGCAGCATAATATCAGCGTTGATATGATTATCCAATCTCAGCGCTGCCGAGTGATTGATGGTGTTCCCAGGCGAGATATTGCCTTTACAGTCTCGCAGATAGACGGAGAAAATGCCAAAAAAATGCTCACTCAAGTAGCGGCAGAATTAGGATGGGGTGAAGTTGTTTTAGATAGTGCGATCGCTAAGGTGAGTATTGTCGGTGCAGGTATGGTAGGACAACCAGGTGTTGCTGCTAAAATGTTTGAAGCTTTAGCCCAACAAGAAATCAATATTCAAATGATTGCCACTTCAGAAATCAAAATTAGTTGTGTTGTGGCGCAAGAGCAAGGTGTTAAAGCTTTGCAAGCCATTCATGCAGCCTTTGAACTAGCTGGTAGCGAGAAATTTGTCGTTCCAGTATAA
- a CDS encoding tetratricopeptide repeat protein: MNSHFLDGHYQILKVLNNGGKEKTYLVEDVNLNGQEFIVKQLSLPNSNPQALTILRRLFASKAATLEKLAQEHDKIPKLIASFEENEEFYLVQEFIPGNPLTDEIIQGQLLKEDQVISLLSEILETLVVVHSYGVIHRNITPANIIRRESDKKLVLVNLGTFNEAIDNTVDNSEYMPIEQINGNLKYNSDIYALGMVAIAALKGLPTKEISNLRSQKNKLTGEILWHDKNLKFNRKLVKIINKMVRFDYRQRYQYATEVLDDLKKLINVDDDRQKQHQKKLLLVLGGIAGCITLIVAAWQLRSPKLVSDAQQTLYQEGVNKYESGNYEGAVEDFNHIIELEPQNALAYNRRGDAYYRLGDYEQAQADSSQAILLNPQDANAYFDRGFAFSELGKYKEAIADYTQAIKLNSKDAYAYYGRGLARAQSKDNKGALGDFSKAITLKPQYTEAYLQRGILHRRLKQRPEAIQDFDKVIKINPSDAKAFYQRGLTQSINKQKDEAIKDYTDAININPKYIEAYLNRGDIYSDLGNQVEATEDYNTILQIDPKFIAAYIHRGIHRFSFGDYKGAIEDYTAALKLDTNNIAAYNNRGNAYLELGNKKAANQDYSRAIAINPNNALAYYNRGVIRTKQKNKPGAIADFKKAAKLFQQQGEQDSYQDARREIAILQNKSAPAPTTRPKSGKIEKN, translated from the coding sequence ATGAATAGTCATTTCCTAGATGGACATTATCAAATACTAAAAGTTCTCAATAATGGCGGAAAAGAGAAAACCTATCTAGTTGAAGATGTTAATCTGAATGGTCAAGAATTTATAGTAAAGCAGTTATCTCTTCCTAATAGCAATCCTCAAGCTTTAACAATCCTACGCCGCTTGTTTGCCAGTAAGGCGGCAACTTTAGAGAAACTCGCACAAGAACACGATAAAATTCCAAAGCTCATTGCTTCTTTTGAAGAAAATGAAGAATTTTATCTAGTTCAAGAATTCATACCTGGTAATCCTTTAACTGACGAAATCATTCAGGGACAACTTCTCAAGGAAGACCAAGTAATTAGTCTTTTGTCAGAGATATTAGAAACTTTGGTGGTTGTACATAGCTATGGCGTAATTCATCGGAATATTACACCAGCAAATATTATTCGCCGAGAATCAGATAAAAAGTTAGTTTTAGTTAATTTGGGTACTTTTAATGAAGCGATCGATAATACTGTTGACAATTCCGAGTATATGCCGATAGAACAAATTAACGGCAACCTCAAATATAACAGTGATATATATGCTTTAGGTATGGTTGCGATCGCAGCACTAAAAGGTTTACCTACAAAGGAAATATCTAATTTGCGAAGTCAGAAAAATAAGCTGACAGGTGAAATACTTTGGCACGATAAAAATTTAAAATTTAACAGAAAATTAGTAAAAATTATTAATAAAATGGTGCGTTTTGACTATCGTCAGCGCTACCAGTATGCAACGGAAGTTTTAGACGACCTGAAAAAGTTAATAAATGTTGATGACGATCGACAAAAACAGCATCAGAAAAAACTATTACTAGTTCTAGGGGGGATAGCTGGCTGTATTACCCTTATTGTTGCAGCGTGGCAATTGAGATCGCCAAAACTTGTAAGTGATGCCCAACAGACATTATACCAAGAGGGAGTAAATAAATATGAGTCAGGAAACTATGAAGGAGCAGTTGAAGATTTCAATCACATTATTGAATTAGAGCCGCAAAACGCTTTAGCTTATAATCGGCGAGGTGATGCTTATTATCGATTAGGAGATTATGAGCAAGCACAAGCAGACTCTAGCCAAGCTATTTTACTGAATCCTCAAGATGCTAATGCCTATTTTGACCGAGGATTTGCTTTTTCGGAATTAGGCAAATACAAAGAAGCGATCGCAGATTATACTCAAGCAATAAAGTTAAATTCCAAAGATGCTTATGCTTACTATGGACGAGGATTAGCTCGTGCTCAATCGAAGGATAATAAAGGTGCACTTGGAGATTTTAGCAAAGCGATCACTCTCAAACCTCAGTATACCGAAGCTTATTTGCAACGAGGTATTCTCCACCGCCGCCTCAAACAAAGACCTGAAGCAATCCAAGATTTTGATAAAGTAATTAAGATTAATCCTAGCGATGCTAAAGCTTTTTATCAAAGGGGTTTAACTCAATCTATTAATAAACAAAAAGATGAAGCAATTAAAGATTACACAGATGCAATCAATATCAATCCCAAATACATAGAAGCTTATCTGAATCGTGGTGATATTTATAGCGATCTGGGAAATCAAGTAGAAGCTACTGAAGATTACAACACTATTTTACAGATCGATCCTAAATTTATTGCAGCTTATATTCACAGAGGTATTCACCGCTTTTCTTTTGGAGATTATAAAGGCGCTATTGAAGATTATACCGCAGCGCTGAAACTAGATACAAATAATATAGCAGCTTACAACAACCGTGGTAATGCTTATCTTGAACTAGGAAATAAAAAAGCTGCAAATCAGGATTATTCACGAGCGATCGCAATTAATCCTAACAATGCCTTAGCCTATTATAATCGGGGTGTGATTCGCACCAAACAGAAAAATAAACCGGGTGCGATCGCAGACTTCAAAAAAGCTGCAAAACTATTCCAACAGCAAGGGGAACAAGATAGTTATCAAGATGCACGCCGGGAAATTGCAATTCTGCAAAATAAGTCAGCGCCAGCGCCAACTACTCGCCCGAAATCTGGGAAAATAGAAAAAAATTGA
- a CDS encoding AMP-binding protein, translated as MINSGKEQRVAFLIPPGFEYVATQWGIWRAGGIAVPLCVSDPRPELEYVITNSGATIIDAHPNFESILRSLTPN; from the coding sequence TTGATAAACTCTGGCAAAGAGCAGCGAGTTGCCTTTCTCATCCCGCCTGGGTTTGAGTATGTAGCTACTCAATGGGGAATTTGGCGTGCTGGTGGCATAGCTGTACCTCTGTGTGTTTCCGATCCACGTCCAGAATTAGAGTATGTAATTACCAATTCTGGAGCAACAATAATTGATGCTCATCCTAATTTTGAGAGTATACTGCGATCGCTAACACCCAATTAG
- a CDS encoding amidase codes for MSNLVFLPAHQLAQMIRDRQVSAVEVFDAYLAQIYKHNSKLNAICTLDEDNARTRAKLADEALARGEHWGALHGVPVTIKDIFETVGLRTTAGYIPLKDYIPQQDATVVARLRTAGAVILGKTNMAELAGDFQSTNSLFPRVNNPWNLDYTAGGSSGGSAAAVAAGLSPLDIGNDLAGSVRQPATFCGVYGLKPTDRRISTAGSIPEVPGMPLCLRQMLTIGCFARSLEDIRLCFSLIAGADLRRPDVPPIPLDTPSGKSLQDLKIAWIDEWVEVPVAAEIRGAVQTVVQKLAQAGTHVERWLPKDFDLSTVWNLCGRMEAYINNYAQPKDRYNVLRSLELLFRTATQGDKKLRKLGNFSSFLPEILNPSLRGYFETLTERDRFIAQIDEALEAWDVWLTPVTATPAFTHCPAWSAIDIDGKSYPYAVANGSYTMPFNLSGHPAVVIPIGQTHNGLPIGIQIIGKRWREMELLAIAQELDKAVGDFRHPLGYF; via the coding sequence ATGAGTAACTTAGTTTTTCTACCCGCTCATCAACTTGCTCAGATGATTCGCGATCGCCAAGTCTCTGCTGTCGAAGTGTTCGATGCTTACCTGGCGCAGATTTATAAACACAACTCAAAGCTGAATGCGATTTGCACGTTAGACGAAGACAATGCTCGTACCAGAGCAAAGCTTGCAGATGAAGCCCTAGCTAGAGGAGAACACTGGGGCGCTCTGCACGGTGTCCCTGTGACAATCAAAGACATTTTTGAAACAGTAGGACTCCGTACCACAGCGGGTTACATTCCTCTCAAAGACTACATTCCTCAACAGGATGCCACCGTTGTTGCAAGGCTGCGAACAGCAGGAGCCGTTATCCTGGGAAAAACCAACATGGCAGAACTGGCTGGTGATTTTCAAAGTACAAATTCTCTGTTTCCACGGGTAAATAATCCCTGGAATCTTGACTATACAGCAGGTGGCAGTTCTGGAGGTAGTGCTGCTGCTGTTGCAGCCGGACTTTCACCATTAGATATAGGTAACGATCTTGCAGGTTCCGTGCGCCAGCCTGCAACTTTCTGCGGTGTGTATGGCTTAAAGCCAACAGATCGCCGTATTTCCACCGCCGGAAGTATCCCTGAAGTACCAGGAATGCCGCTATGCTTGCGACAAATGTTAACTATTGGCTGTTTTGCGCGATCGCTCGAAGATATTCGCCTTTGTTTCTCGCTCATCGCTGGTGCGGATCTGCGTCGCCCAGATGTGCCACCGATTCCCCTTGATACTCCATCAGGCAAGTCTTTGCAGGATCTTAAAATTGCTTGGATTGATGAATGGGTAGAGGTTCCCGTTGCTGCGGAAATTCGAGGTGCAGTACAGACAGTGGTGCAAAAACTTGCTCAAGCAGGTACTCATGTTGAACGTTGGCTTCCCAAAGATTTTGATTTATCGACAGTGTGGAACCTCTGCGGACGGATGGAAGCATATATCAACAACTACGCCCAACCCAAGGATCGCTATAATGTGCTACGCAGCTTAGAGTTACTTTTTCGCACGGCAACTCAAGGCGACAAAAAATTGCGAAAATTGGGGAATTTCAGTAGCTTTCTGCCAGAAATTTTGAATCCCAGCTTAAGAGGATATTTCGAGACACTTACCGAGCGCGATCGCTTCATTGCCCAAATCGATGAAGCTTTAGAAGCGTGGGATGTATGGCTCACTCCTGTGACAGCAACTCCTGCATTTACCCATTGTCCGGCTTGGAGCGCCATTGATATAGACGGCAAATCCTATCCTTATGCAGTGGCAAACGGATCTTACACTATGCCATTTAATCTCAGTGGTCATCCGGCGGTGGTGATTCCTATCGGGCAAACTCACAATGGCTTACCAATTGGAATACAAATTATTGGCAAGCGATGGCGCGAGATGGAGTTGCTAGCGATCGCTCAAGAACTTGACAAAGCGGTTGGTGATTTCCGCCATCCATTAGGCTATTTTTAA
- a CDS encoding metallophosphoesterase family protein — MSLNFRFAVVSDLHLALPHTIWDHPSRFHLVEVSISAFKSVLEHLTQLDLDFLLLPGDLTQHGEPENHAWLQQCLAQLPFPVYVVPGNHDVPVLLADQQSIAFADFPYYYTKFGYEDPRQIYYIRQLLPGVKLIGLNSNSFNDQGEQVGCLDAKQLRWLEEVLAASGDDLVLVMVHHNVVEHLPNQSNHPLANRYMLSNSAELLQLLRRYGVKLVFTGHLHVQDIAYADGVYDITTGSLVSYPHPYRVLEFHRDNQGKESLQILSHRVESVPEFPDLQQSSRQWMGDRSFPFLIKLLTHSPLNLPLSQAKELAPGLRDFWATIADGDAVLDYPHFPPEVRRYIQTYSASQPNPGIATAGTLTLIDNNSTLLLDKSLP, encoded by the coding sequence ATGAGTCTCAATTTTCGCTTTGCGGTAGTCAGCGACTTACACCTGGCACTTCCTCACACAATCTGGGATCATCCCAGCCGGTTTCATCTGGTGGAAGTAAGTATCTCAGCATTTAAAAGTGTACTAGAACATTTAACACAACTCGATTTAGATTTCTTGTTGTTGCCAGGAGATTTAACCCAGCACGGCGAACCAGAGAACCACGCCTGGTTACAACAATGTTTAGCCCAGCTACCTTTTCCCGTCTATGTTGTTCCTGGTAATCATGACGTTCCTGTGCTGTTGGCCGATCAACAATCAATTGCTTTTGCAGATTTTCCCTACTATTACACAAAGTTTGGCTACGAAGATCCACGGCAGATATACTACATTCGTCAATTACTGCCTGGAGTTAAGCTGATTGGACTAAATTCTAACTCCTTTAACGATCAAGGAGAGCAAGTGGGGTGTTTGGATGCCAAACAGCTACGGTGGTTAGAAGAGGTGCTGGCGGCATCTGGTGATGACTTAGTTTTGGTGATGGTTCATCATAATGTGGTGGAACATCTACCCAATCAATCGAACCATCCACTGGCAAATCGCTATATGTTGTCCAATTCAGCAGAACTATTGCAGCTGTTGAGGCGCTACGGAGTCAAGCTAGTGTTTACCGGGCATTTGCACGTTCAGGATATTGCTTACGCCGATGGGGTATATGATATTACCACTGGTTCTTTAGTTAGCTATCCTCACCCTTACCGAGTGCTGGAGTTTCATCGGGATAACCAAGGTAAAGAATCGTTGCAAATTTTATCCCATCGCGTAGAGTCAGTGCCTGAGTTTCCCGACTTGCAACAGTCATCACGGCAGTGGATGGGCGATCGCTCTTTCCCTTTCCTAATTAAGCTACTAACTCACTCTCCATTAAACTTACCATTATCACAGGCAAAAGAATTAGCTCCTGGTTTGCGCGACTTCTGGGCAACTATTGCCGATGGGGATGCGGTGTTAGATTACCCTCATTTTCCCCCAGAAGTGCGGCGCTATATTCAAACATATAGTGCATCACAGCCCAACCCAGGTATTGCCACTGCTGGAACTTTGACTCTGATTGATAATAACAGCACACTTTTACTGGATAAGAGTTTACCCTAG
- a CDS encoding lmo0937 family membrane protein, with translation MLSILWGIVVVLIAFWALGLALHIAGNLIHAVLLLAIALAIYNFFKARDV, from the coding sequence ATGTTGAGTATACTTTGGGGTATTGTTGTTGTACTAATTGCTTTTTGGGCATTAGGACTGGCACTTCATATTGCCGGAAATTTAATTCATGCAGTGTTGCTTTTAGCCATTGCCCTTGCTATCTATAATTTTTTCAAAGCGCGTGATGTGTGA
- a CDS encoding AI-2E family transporter, giving the protein MANPRDTDNGWSQLTRGAPLAVMVAVALYILYQLLPVLELLIVAALIALILRTLLRFLQKLVKSQNVAVLLLIGLIVGFIVVLATVVLPSVTFESQKLIKTLPTYLDRLTEHVEQLRQKFSFIPDISQALIQLRNLANELLGGIPVFLGEALSLTVELVATLILALYMAYDPNSLVKGILRLVPTRHHQQFKRILKACKTRLRGWIFGTGIAMIFLGVGATFGLFILGIPSALPFGIIAGLFEIIPYFGSIIGAFLPALVALSISPLKLVFVLILFFVMNQIDAHIVQPVVMGQQVNIHPVMVIVTFLVMGKLFGFIGVLLAVPAAAVIITLIDEFTLEEPTLNEGEIESKIDVKSNN; this is encoded by the coding sequence ATGGCGAATCCCAGAGATACAGACAATGGATGGTCGCAGTTAACTCGTGGTGCGCCATTGGCAGTAATGGTAGCTGTAGCACTCTACATTTTATACCAACTTTTACCAGTATTAGAACTTTTAATTGTTGCAGCATTGATTGCTTTAATTTTGCGAACGCTATTACGGTTTTTGCAAAAGTTAGTCAAATCACAGAATGTTGCTGTTCTGCTACTAATTGGATTAATCGTCGGATTTATTGTAGTATTAGCTACTGTAGTTCTACCCAGTGTAACGTTTGAGTCTCAAAAATTAATCAAAACATTACCAACTTATCTCGATAGATTGACAGAACATGTTGAGCAACTGCGTCAGAAATTCTCTTTTATTCCGGACATTTCCCAAGCACTAATACAATTACGGAACTTGGCTAACGAGTTACTAGGTGGAATACCAGTTTTCTTAGGTGAAGCTTTAAGTTTAACAGTGGAGTTGGTAGCGACGTTAATTCTAGCACTTTACATGGCTTACGATCCTAATTCCTTAGTGAAAGGGATTTTAAGATTAGTACCAACACGACATCATCAGCAGTTTAAACGAATTCTTAAAGCTTGCAAGACAAGATTGCGGGGTTGGATTTTTGGGACAGGGATAGCGATGATATTTCTGGGTGTTGGAGCAACGTTTGGACTTTTTATTTTGGGGATTCCCTCAGCCCTGCCATTTGGGATTATTGCAGGTTTATTTGAAATAATTCCTTACTTTGGTTCGATTATTGGTGCTTTTTTACCAGCATTAGTAGCATTGAGTATTTCACCGCTAAAGCTAGTATTTGTGTTGATACTTTTCTTTGTAATGAATCAAATAGATGCCCATATTGTTCAGCCTGTGGTAATGGGTCAGCAAGTTAATATCCATCCGGTGATGGTGATTGTGACATTTCTGGTAATGGGTAAGCTATTTGGATTTATTGGTGTGCTACTTGCAGTGCCTGCTGCGGCAGTGATAATTACGCTTATTGATGAGTTTACGCTTGAAGAACCTACTTTAAATGAAGGAGAAATTGAAAGTAAAATAGATGTTAAATCGAACAACTAA
- a CDS encoding S-methyl-5'-thioadenosine phosphorylase codes for MAQASIGIIGGSGLYKMDALKDVEEVRVETPFGSPSDALILGTLDVTRVAFLARHGRNHTLLPSELPFRANIYAMKQLGVKYLISASAVGSLKEEAKPLDMVVPDQFIDRTKNRISTFFGEGIVAHIAFGDPICKNLAGVLADAIASLNLPEVTLHRGGTYVCMEGPAFSTKAESNLYRSWGATIIGMTNLPEAKLAREAEIAYSTLALVTDYDCWHPDHDSVTVELVIGNLLRNAVNAQKVIQETVRRLSENPPPSEAHSALQHAILTQLDKAPAATKEKLGLLLQKYL; via the coding sequence ATGGCTCAAGCTAGTATTGGGATTATTGGTGGTAGCGGTCTTTACAAAATGGATGCCCTCAAAGATGTCGAAGAGGTGCGAGTAGAGACGCCTTTTGGTTCACCATCTGATGCTTTGATTCTGGGAACTTTGGATGTTACACGGGTAGCCTTTTTGGCGCGTCATGGCCGCAATCACACGCTTTTACCCTCTGAATTACCATTTCGCGCTAATATCTATGCGATGAAGCAATTGGGTGTGAAGTATTTAATTTCAGCTAGTGCTGTGGGTTCCTTGAAGGAAGAAGCGAAACCATTGGATATGGTGGTGCCAGATCAGTTTATTGATCGGACAAAAAATCGGATTTCAACGTTTTTTGGTGAGGGAATTGTAGCTCACATTGCCTTTGGCGATCCGATTTGTAAGAATTTGGCTGGTGTGTTGGCAGATGCGATCGCATCTCTCAATTTACCAGAAGTTACTCTCCATCGCGGCGGCACTTATGTCTGCATGGAAGGGCCAGCTTTTTCCACTAAGGCAGAATCGAATCTTTACCGCAGTTGGGGTGCAACAATCATTGGCATGACGAATTTACCAGAGGCGAAGTTGGCCAGGGAAGCGGAAATTGCATACTCAACTTTAGCGCTGGTGACAGATTACGATTGTTGGCATCCAGACCATGACAGTGTGACAGTAGAATTAGTGATTGGCAATTTACTGCGGAATGCTGTGAATGCTCAAAAGGTGATTCAAGAAACTGTACGGCGCCTGAGTGAAAATCCGCCGCCGAGTGAGGCGCATTCGGCGTTGCAACATGCGATTTTGACTCAATTGGATAAAGCACCAGCGGCGACGAAGGAAAAGCTGGGGTTATTGTTGCAGAAGTATTTGTAG
- a CDS encoding DUF4385 domain-containing protein, producing the protein MAFDYSLDFKNIDFRQHPELYRVGKGEQGVLLVEPYKSEILPYWRFKTPDIARESSEKIYEIFLDYLKKDDFVGADMARKFIQMGYTRSRRYANHKNGRKYKQNSEDSGDKKEILPYEVDPVKAESAAIFKAKWLQAKTNEKYQELLAKHKQMYELK; encoded by the coding sequence ATGGCTTTTGATTATTCTTTAGACTTTAAAAATATTGATTTTCGCCAACATCCTGAACTCTATCGTGTTGGCAAGGGTGAGCAGGGTGTACTTTTGGTTGAACCATACAAATCAGAAATTCTTCCTTACTGGCGGTTCAAAACTCCTGATATTGCAAGAGAGTCGAGTGAAAAAATCTACGAGATTTTTCTTGATTATTTAAAGAAAGATGATTTTGTCGGTGCCGATATGGCACGGAAATTTATCCAAATGGGTTATACTCGCTCTCGCCGTTATGCTAATCATAAAAACGGCAGGAAATATAAACAAAATTCGGAAGATTCAGGTGACAAAAAAGAAATTCTTCCTTATGAAGTAGACCCAGTGAAGGCGGAATCAGCAGCAATATTTAAAGCCAAGTGGCTACAAGCAAAGACAAATGAGAAATATCAAGAGCTTTTAGCCAAGCATAAGCAGATGTATGAGCTAAAGTAA
- a CDS encoding VOC family protein, with protein MLSSTQSLNSVLAPGNLRKVHHIALNVQDMQASRYFYGTILGLHELTGDEVPATLVELVASGKVANFITPDGTILDLFGEPELTPPDPNPEKTFTRAYHLAFDIDPQLFDRAVTVLGENKIAIAHGPVTRPTGRGVYFYDPDGFMIEIRCDPDVH; from the coding sequence ATGCTATCTAGCACCCAATCCCTGAACAGTGTCCTTGCGCCAGGAAATCTGCGTAAAGTGCATCACATTGCCCTCAACGTCCAGGATATGCAAGCCTCGCGCTACTTCTATGGCACAATCCTGGGTTTGCACGAACTCACAGGCGACGAAGTACCCGCAACCCTAGTGGAACTAGTCGCATCTGGGAAAGTAGCCAACTTCATCACTCCTGATGGTACAATTCTAGATTTATTTGGGGAACCCGAATTAACACCACCAGATCCCAATCCAGAAAAGACCTTTACTAGAGCGTATCATCTAGCCTTTGATATAGATCCGCAGTTATTCGATCGCGCGGTGACAGTGCTCGGAGAAAATAAAATAGCGATCGCACATGGCCCAGTCACTCGTCCTACTGGTAGAGGAGTGTATTTTTACGATCCAGATGGCTTTATGATTGAAATTCGTTGCGATCCAGATGTCCATTAA